The Streptomyces sp. NBC_01775 genome includes a region encoding these proteins:
- the rpsG gene encoding 30S ribosomal protein S7 gives MPRKGPAPKRPVIIDPVYGTPLVTSLINKVLLNGKRSTAERIVYGAMEGLREKTGNDPVITLKRALENIKPTLEVKSRRVGGATYQVPVEVKPGRAATLALRWLVGYSRARREKTMTERLMNELLDASNGLGAAVKKREDTHKMAESNKAFAHYRW, from the coding sequence ATGCCTCGTAAGGGCCCCGCCCCGAAGCGCCCGGTCATCATCGACCCGGTCTACGGCACTCCTTTGGTGACGTCCCTCATCAACAAGGTGCTCCTGAACGGCAAGCGCTCCACCGCTGAGCGCATCGTTTACGGCGCCATGGAGGGCCTGCGCGAGAAGACCGGCAACGACCCGGTCATCACGCTCAAGCGCGCGCTGGAGAACATCAAGCCGACCCTTGAGGTCAAGTCCCGCCGTGTCGGCGGTGCCACCTACCAGGTGCCGGTCGAGGTCAAGCCCGGCCGCGCCGCCACTCTCGCGCTGCGCTGGCTCGTCGGGTACTCCCGCGCCCGCCGCGAGAAGACCATGACCGAACGCCTCATGAACGAGCTGCTCGACGCCTCCAACGGCCTGGGCGCAGCCGTCAAGAAGCGTGAGGACACGCACAAGATGGCCGAGTCCAACAAGGCCTTCGCGCACTACCGCTGGTAG
- a CDS encoding DUF1707 and DUF4190 domain-containing protein, whose translation MRASHSDRERTIDVLKAGFSEGRLGQPEYEQRLSRATQALTYAELNVLIADLPQGPMAMPRPQQQLQPQTQYPPVARTFLPAQPPPRTNGTAIGALVCGILTPVYGLTAIPAVILGHKARAEINKNGEEGAGLATAGLVLGWLAIGFALMLILVVGVASA comes from the coding sequence ATGCGTGCGTCGCACTCGGACCGGGAACGGACGATCGATGTGCTCAAGGCCGGATTCAGCGAGGGCAGGCTGGGGCAGCCCGAGTACGAGCAGCGGTTGTCGAGGGCGACGCAGGCGCTGACGTACGCGGAGCTGAATGTGCTCATCGCGGATCTGCCGCAGGGGCCGATGGCGATGCCTCGGCCGCAACAGCAGCTTCAGCCGCAGACCCAGTACCCGCCTGTGGCGCGTACGTTCCTGCCCGCGCAGCCTCCGCCGAGGACCAACGGGACCGCCATCGGCGCGCTGGTCTGCGGGATCCTGACGCCCGTGTACGGGCTTACGGCCATCCCCGCGGTCATCCTGGGGCACAAGGCGAGGGCGGAGATCAACAAGAACGGCGAGGAGGGCGCGGGGCTGGCGACGGCGGGCCTGGTGCTGGGGTGGCTGGCCATCGGATTCGCCCTCATGCTCATCCTCGTGGTGGGCGTCGCGTCGGCCTGA
- the rplL gene encoding 50S ribosomal protein L7/L12, translated as MAKLSQDDLLAQFEEMTLVELSDFVKKFEEKFDVEAAAPAAAVVQAPGGPAATEAVEEQDEFDVVLTGAGDKKIQVIKVVRELTSLGLKEAKELVDGTPKPVLEKVAKDAAEKAKESLEAAGASVEVK; from the coding sequence ATGGCGAAGCTCAGCCAGGATGACCTGCTTGCCCAGTTCGAGGAGATGACCCTCGTCGAGCTGTCCGACTTCGTGAAGAAGTTCGAGGAGAAGTTCGACGTCGAGGCCGCCGCGCCGGCCGCCGCCGTCGTCCAGGCCCCGGGTGGCCCCGCCGCGACCGAGGCCGTCGAGGAGCAGGACGAGTTCGACGTCGTCCTCACCGGCGCCGGCGACAAGAAGATCCAGGTCATCAAGGTCGTGCGTGAGCTGACCTCGCTGGGTCTGAAGGAGGCCAAGGAGCTCGTGGACGGCACCCCGAAGCCGGTCCTCGAGAAGGTCGCCAAGGACGCCGCCGAGAAGGCCAAGGAGTCCCTCGAGGCTGCCGGTGCCTCCGTCGAGGTCAAGTGA
- a CDS encoding DNA-directed RNA polymerase subunit beta', translated as MLDVNFFDELRIGLATADDIRQWSHGEVKKPETINYRTLKPEKDGLFCEKIFGPTRDWECYCGKYKRVRFKGIICERCGVEVTRAKVRRERMGHIELAAPVTHIWYFKGVPSRLGYLLDLAPKDLEKVIYFAAYMITYVDEERRTRDLPSLEAHVGVERQQIEQRRDADLEARAKKQESDLAELEAEGAKADVRRKVREGAEREMKQLRDRAQREIDRLDEVWSRFKNLKVQDLEGDELLYRELRDRFGTYFDGSMGAAALQKRLETFDLDEEAEKLREVIRTGKGQKKTRALKRLKVVSAFLQTSNSPKGMVLDCVPVIPPDLRPMVQLDGGRFATSDLNDLYRRVINRNNRLKRLLDLGAPEIIVNNEKRMLQEAVDALFDNGRRGRPVTGPGNRPLKSLSDMLKGKQGRFRQNLLGKRVDYSARSVIVVGPQLKLHQCGLPKAMALELFKPFVMKRLVDLNHAQNIKSAKRMVERGRTVVYDVLEEVIAEHPVLLNRAPTLHRLGIQAFEPQLVEGKAIQIHPLVCTAFNADFDGDQMAVHLPLSAEAQAEARILMLSSNNILKPADGRPVTMPTQDMVLGLFFLTTDEEQRETFGDGRSFNSTAEAIMAFDAGELSLQAKIDIRFPVGTTPPLGWTPPVPEEGEPEWQPGDGFRLRTSLGSALFNELLPEEYPYVDYTVGKKQLSQIVNDLAERYPKVVVAAALDNLKSAGYFWATRSGVTIAISDVIVPDSKPEIIAGYEAQDEKVQKQYERGLITKDERTQELINIWTKATNEVSEAMNANFPKTNPIFMMVDSGARGNMMQMRQIAGMRGLVSNAKNETIPRPIKASFREGLSVLEYFIATHGARKGLADTALRTADSGYLTRRLVDVSQDVIIREEDCGTDRGLKLSIATKGADGILRKDEDVETSVYARCLAEDIVVDSKVLAPAGTDLGDVLIDELVRHGVETVKTRSILTCESQVGTCAMCYGRSLATGKLVDIGEAVGIIAAQSIGEPGTQLTMRTFHTGGVAGDDITQGLPRVVELFEARTPKGVAPISESAGRVRIEETEKTKKVVVTPDDGSDETSYSVSKRARLLLKEGDRVAVGERLTMGTENPHDVLRILGQRAVQVHLVGEVQKVYNSQGVSIHDKHIEIIIRQMLRRVTIIESGDAELLPGELVERTKFEGENRRVVQEGGHPASGRPQLMGITKASLATESWLSAASFQETTRVLTDAAINAKSDSLIGLKENVIIGKLIPAGTGLSRYRNIRVEPTEEAKAAMYSAVGYDDIDYSPFGTGSGQAVPLEDYDYGPYNA; from the coding sequence GTGCTCGACGTCAACTTCTTCGACGAACTGCGAATCGGCCTGGCCACCGCTGACGACATCCGTCAGTGGTCCCACGGCGAGGTCAAGAAGCCGGAGACCATCAACTACCGCACCCTCAAGCCCGAGAAGGACGGACTCTTCTGCGAGAAGATCTTCGGCCCCACCCGGGACTGGGAGTGCTACTGCGGCAAGTACAAGCGCGTCCGCTTCAAGGGCATCATCTGTGAGCGCTGCGGTGTCGAGGTCACCCGCGCCAAGGTGCGCCGTGAGCGGATGGGCCACATCGAGCTTGCCGCGCCTGTCACCCACATCTGGTACTTCAAGGGCGTTCCCTCCCGGCTGGGCTACCTGCTGGACCTCGCCCCGAAGGACCTGGAGAAGGTCATCTACTTCGCGGCGTACATGATCACGTACGTCGACGAGGAGCGCCGTACGCGCGACCTGCCCTCCCTGGAGGCGCACGTCGGCGTGGAGCGTCAGCAGATCGAGCAGCGCCGCGACGCCGACCTCGAAGCCCGCGCCAAGAAGCAGGAGAGCGACCTGGCCGAGCTGGAGGCCGAGGGCGCCAAGGCGGACGTGCGCCGCAAGGTGCGCGAGGGCGCCGAGCGCGAGATGAAGCAGCTCCGCGACCGCGCCCAGCGTGAGATCGACCGCCTCGACGAGGTGTGGAGCCGCTTCAAGAACCTCAAGGTCCAGGACCTGGAGGGCGACGAGCTGCTCTACCGCGAGCTGCGCGACCGCTTCGGCACCTACTTCGACGGCTCCATGGGCGCCGCTGCTCTGCAGAAGCGCCTGGAGACCTTCGACCTGGACGAGGAGGCCGAGAAGCTCCGCGAGGTCATCCGCACCGGCAAGGGCCAGAAGAAGACCCGCGCGCTCAAGCGCCTCAAGGTCGTCTCCGCGTTCTTGCAGACCAGCAACAGCCCCAAGGGCATGGTGCTGGACTGCGTGCCGGTCATCCCGCCGGACCTGCGTCCGATGGTGCAGCTGGACGGTGGCCGCTTCGCGACCTCCGACCTGAACGACCTGTACCGCCGGGTCATCAACCGGAACAACCGTCTGAAGCGTCTGCTGGACCTCGGTGCGCCCGAGATCATCGTGAACAACGAGAAGCGGATGCTCCAGGAGGCCGTCGACGCCCTGTTCGACAACGGCCGCCGCGGCCGTCCGGTCACCGGGCCTGGCAACCGTCCGCTGAAGTCGCTGTCCGACATGCTCAAGGGCAAGCAGGGCCGCTTCCGGCAGAACCTGCTCGGCAAGCGCGTCGACTACTCGGCCCGTTCCGTGATCGTCGTCGGCCCGCAGCTCAAGCTGCACCAGTGCGGGCTGCCGAAGGCCATGGCGCTGGAGCTGTTCAAGCCGTTCGTGATGAAGCGCCTGGTGGACCTGAACCACGCGCAGAACATCAAGTCGGCCAAGCGCATGGTCGAGCGCGGTCGCACGGTCGTCTACGACGTCCTCGAAGAGGTCATCGCGGAGCACCCGGTGCTTCTCAACCGCGCACCGACCCTGCACCGCCTCGGCATCCAGGCCTTCGAGCCGCAGCTGGTCGAAGGCAAGGCCATTCAGATCCACCCGCTCGTGTGCACCGCGTTCAACGCGGACTTCGACGGTGACCAGATGGCCGTGCACCTGCCGCTGTCCGCGGAGGCGCAGGCCGAGGCCCGCATCCTGATGCTGTCCTCGAACAACATCCTCAAGCCCGCCGACGGCCGTCCCGTGACGATGCCGACGCAGGACATGGTGCTCGGGCTGTTCTTCCTCACCACCGACGAGGAGCAGCGCGAGACGTTCGGCGACGGGCGCTCGTTCAACTCCACCGCGGAAGCGATCATGGCGTTCGACGCCGGGGAGCTGTCTCTCCAGGCGAAGATCGACATCCGCTTCCCGGTCGGCACCACCCCGCCCCTGGGCTGGACGCCGCCGGTGCCGGAGGAGGGCGAGCCGGAGTGGCAGCCGGGCGACGGCTTCCGGCTGCGCACCTCGCTGGGCAGCGCGCTCTTCAACGAGCTGCTGCCCGAGGAGTACCCGTACGTCGACTACACCGTGGGCAAGAAGCAGCTCTCCCAGATCGTCAACGACCTGGCCGAGCGCTACCCCAAGGTCGTCGTCGCGGCGGCGCTGGACAACCTGAAGTCGGCCGGTTACTTCTGGGCGACCCGTTCGGGTGTGACCATCGCGATCTCCGACGTCATCGTTCCCGACTCCAAGCCGGAGATCATCGCCGGCTACGAGGCGCAGGACGAGAAGGTCCAGAAGCAGTACGAGCGCGGTCTGATCACCAAGGACGAGCGTACGCAGGAACTGATCAACATCTGGACCAAGGCGACCAACGAGGTCTCCGAGGCGATGAACGCCAACTTCCCGAAGACGAACCCGATCTTCATGATGGTGGACTCGGGCGCCCGAGGGAACATGATGCAGATGCGTCAGATCGCCGGTATGCGCGGTCTGGTGTCCAACGCGAAGAACGAGACCATCCCGCGGCCGATCAAGGCGTCGTTCCGTGAGGGTCTCTCCGTGCTGGAGTACTTCATCGCCACGCACGGTGCCCGTAAGGGTCTCGCGGACACCGCCCTGCGTACCGCGGACTCGGGTTACCTGACCCGTCGTCTGGTCGACGTCTCCCAGGACGTGATCATCCGCGAGGAGGACTGCGGCACCGACCGCGGCCTCAAGCTGTCGATCGCGACCAAGGGCGCCGACGGCATCCTGCGCAAGGACGAGGACGTCGAGACCAGCGTGTACGCGCGCTGCCTCGCCGAGGACATCGTCGTCGACAGCAAGGTGCTGGCCCCGGCCGGTACCGACCTGGGCGACGTGCTCATCGACGAGCTGGTCCGCCACGGCGTCGAGACTGTCAAGACCCGTTCGATCCTCACCTGCGAGTCGCAGGTCGGCACCTGCGCCATGTGCTACGGGCGCTCGCTGGCCACCGGCAAGCTGGTCGACATCGGCGAGGCCGTCGGCATCATCGCGGCCCAGTCGATCGGTGAGCCCGGCACCCAGCTGACGATGCGTACCTTCCACACCGGTGGTGTGGCCGGTGACGACATCACGCAGGGTCTGCCGCGTGTGGTCGAGCTGTTCGAGGCCCGTACGCCCAAGGGCGTCGCGCCGATCTCGGAGTCGGCCGGCCGGGTCCGTATCGAGGAGACGGAGAAGACCAAGAAGGTCGTCGTCACCCCGGACGACGGTTCGGACGAGACCTCCTACAGCGTCTCCAAGCGCGCCCGGCTGCTGCTCAAGGAGGGCGACCGCGTCGCCGTCGGCGAGCGCCTCACGATGGGTACGGAGAACCCGCACGACGTGCTCCGCATCCTCGGTCAGCGCGCCGTCCAGGTGCACCTGGTGGGCGAGGTCCAGAAGGTCTACAACTCGCAGGGCGTGTCGATCCACGACAAGCACATCGAGATCATCATCCGGCAGATGCTGCGCCGCGTGACGATCATCGAGTCCGGCGACGCGGAGCTGCTGCCGGGCGAGCTGGTGGAGCGGACGAAGTTCGAGGGTGAGAACCGGCGCGTGGTGCAGGAAGGCGGCCACCCGGCCTCCGGACGCCCGCAGCTCATGGGTATCACCAAGGCGTCGCTGGCCACCGAGTCGTGGCTGTCGGCGGCGTCCTTCCAGGAGACGACCAGGGTCCTGACCGACGCGGCGATCAACGCCAAGTCGGACTCCCTGATCGGCCTCAAGGAGAACGTCATCATCGGTAAGCTCATCCCGGCCGGTACGGGCCTGTCCCGCTACCGCAACATCCGGGTCGAGCCGACCGAGGAGGCCAAGGCCGCGATGTACTCGGCCGTCGGATACGACGACATCGACTACTCGCCCTTCGGCACGGGCTCCGGCCAGGCGGTTCCGCTGGAGGACTACGACTACGGTCCGTACAACGCCTGA
- the rpsL gene encoding 30S ribosomal protein S12, which produces MPTIQQLVRKGRQDKVEKNKTPALEGSPQRRGVCTRVFTTTPKKPNSALRKVARVRLTSGIEVTAYIPGEGHNLQEHSIVLVRGGRVKDLPGVRYKIIRGSLDTQGVKNRKQARSRYGAKKEK; this is translated from the coding sequence GTGCCTACGATCCAGCAGCTGGTCCGGAAGGGCCGGCAGGACAAGGTCGAGAAGAACAAGACGCCCGCACTTGAGGGTTCGCCCCAGCGCCGTGGCGTCTGCACGCGTGTGTTCACGACCACCCCGAAGAAGCCGAACTCGGCCCTGCGTAAGGTCGCGCGTGTGCGTCTGACCAGCGGGATCGAGGTCACCGCCTACATTCCGGGTGAGGGCCACAACCTCCAGGAGCACTCCATCGTGCTCGTGCGTGGTGGCCGTGTGAAGGACCTGCCGGGTGTTCGGTACAAGATCATCCGCGGCTCCCTCGACACGCAGGGCGTCAAGAACCGCAAGCAGGCTCGCAGCCGCTACGGCGCCAAGAAGGAGAAGTAA
- the rplK gene encoding 50S ribosomal protein L11: MPPKKKKVAGLIKLQIQAGAANPAPPVGPALGQHGVNIMEFCKAYNAATESQRGWVIPVEITVYEDRSFTFITKTPPASKMILKAAGIEKGSGVPHTNKVAKLTRDQVREIATTKMPDLNANDMDAAEKIIAGTARSMGVTVEG, from the coding sequence ATGCCTCCCAAGAAGAAGAAGGTCGCGGGGCTGATCAAGCTCCAGATCCAGGCCGGTGCCGCCAACCCGGCTCCGCCGGTCGGTCCGGCGCTGGGTCAGCACGGCGTCAACATCATGGAGTTCTGCAAGGCGTACAACGCCGCGACCGAGTCGCAGCGTGGCTGGGTGATCCCGGTGGAGATCACGGTCTACGAGGACCGCTCCTTCACCTTCATCACCAAGACGCCGCCGGCCTCGAAGATGATCCTCAAGGCTGCCGGTATCGAGAAGGGCTCCGGCGTTCCGCACACCAACAAGGTCGCAAAGCTCACCCGCGACCAGGTGCGTGAGATCGCCACCACCAAGATGCCCGACCTCAACGCCAACGACATGGACGCCGCCGAGAAGATCATCGCCGGTACCGCCCGTTCCATGGGTGTGACCGTCGAAGGCTGA
- the rpoB gene encoding DNA-directed RNA polymerase subunit beta, producing MAASRTASTANSNNGASTAPLRISFAKIKEPLEVPNLLALQTESFDWLLGNDAWKGRVEAALDSGQDVPTKSGLEEIFEEISPIEDFSGSMSLTFRDHRFEPPKNSIDECKERDFTYAAPLFVTAEFTNNETGEIKSQTVFMGDFPLMTNKGTFVVNGTERVVVTQLVRSPGVYFDSSIDKTSDKDIYSAKIIPSRGAWLEMEVDKRDMVGVRIDRKRKQSVTVLLKALGWTTEQILEEFGQYESMRATLEKDHTQGQDDALLDIYRKLRPGEPPTREAAQTLLENLYFNPKRYDLAKVGRHKVNKKLGGDEPLNSGVLTTADVIATIKYLVKLHAGETESTSAEGDTIVIETDDIDHFGNRRLRNVGELIQNQVRTGLARMERVVRERMTTQDVEAITPQTLINIRPVVASIKEFFGTSQLSQFMDQTNPISGLTHKRRLNALGPGGLSRERAGFEVRDVHPSHYGRMCPIETPEGPNIGLIGSLASYGRVNAFGFVETPYRKVTEGVVTDEVNYLTADEEDRFVIAQANAPLTEEMRFAEDRVLIRRRGGEVDLIPGDDVDYMDVSPRQMVSVATAMIPFLEHDDANRALMGSNMMRQAVPLIKSESPLVGTGMEYRCAVDAGDVIKAEKDGVVQEVSADYVTVANDDGTYNTYRVAKFTRSNQGTSFNQKVLVDEGARVVEGQVLADGPSTDEGEMALGKNLLVAFMPWEGYNYEDAIILSQRLVQDDVLSSIHIEEHEVDARDTKLGPEEITRDIPNVSEEVLADLDERGIIRIGAEVEAGDILVGKVTPKGETELTPEERLLRAIFGEKAREVRDTSLKVPHGETGKVIGVRVFDREEGDELPPGVNQLVRVYVAQKRKITDGDKLAGRHGNKGVISKILPVEDMPFMEDGTPVDVILNPLGVPSRMNPGQVLEVHLGWLASQGWKVEGSEEWMERLAEIGADEVAPGTNVATPVFDGAREDEISGLFESTVPNRDGERMVQPSGKAHLFDGRSGEPFPAPISVGYMYILKLHHLVDDKLHARSTGPYSMITQQPLGGKAQFGGQRFGEMEVWALEAYGAAYALQELLTIKSDDVTGRVKVYEAIVKGENIPEPGIPESFKVLIKEMQSLCLNVEVLSSDGMSIEMRDTDEDVFRAAEELGIDLSRREPSSVEEV from the coding sequence TTGGCCGCCTCGCGCACCGCCTCGACTGCCAATTCGAACAACGGCGCCAGCACTGCCCCGCTGCGTATCTCTTTTGCGAAGATCAAGGAGCCCCTCGAGGTTCCGAACCTTCTCGCGCTCCAGACCGAGAGCTTTGACTGGCTGCTCGGGAACGACGCCTGGAAGGGTCGCGTCGAGGCCGCGCTGGACAGCGGACAGGACGTCCCCACCAAGTCCGGTCTGGAAGAGATCTTCGAGGAGATCTCCCCGATCGAGGACTTCTCCGGGTCGATGTCGCTGACCTTCCGCGACCACCGCTTCGAGCCCCCCAAGAACTCCATCGACGAGTGCAAGGAGCGCGACTTCACGTACGCGGCTCCGCTCTTCGTCACCGCCGAATTCACCAACAACGAGACCGGCGAGATCAAGTCCCAGACGGTCTTCATGGGCGACTTCCCGCTCATGACCAACAAGGGCACCTTCGTGGTCAACGGCACCGAGCGTGTCGTCGTCACACAGCTCGTCCGCTCGCCGGGTGTCTACTTCGACAGCTCCATCGACAAGACGTCCGACAAGGACATCTACTCCGCCAAGATCATCCCGTCCCGGGGCGCCTGGCTGGAGATGGAGGTCGACAAGCGCGACATGGTCGGCGTGCGCATCGACCGTAAGCGCAAGCAGTCCGTGACCGTACTGCTCAAGGCGCTCGGGTGGACGACCGAGCAGATCCTCGAGGAGTTCGGCCAGTACGAGTCCATGCGCGCCACCCTGGAGAAGGACCACACCCAGGGGCAGGACGACGCGCTGCTCGACATCTACCGCAAGCTGCGTCCGGGTGAGCCCCCGACCCGTGAGGCCGCGCAGACGCTGCTGGAAAACCTCTACTTCAACCCGAAGCGGTACGACCTGGCCAAGGTCGGCCGGCACAAGGTCAACAAGAAGCTCGGCGGCGACGAGCCGCTGAACTCGGGCGTGCTCACGACCGCCGACGTCATCGCGACGATCAAGTACCTGGTCAAGCTGCACGCCGGTGAGACGGAGTCCACCTCCGCCGAGGGCGACACGATCGTCATCGAGACCGACGACATCGACCACTTCGGCAACCGCCGCCTGCGCAACGTCGGCGAGCTGATCCAAAACCAGGTCCGTACGGGTCTCGCCCGTATGGAGCGCGTCGTCCGTGAGCGGATGACCACCCAGGACGTCGAGGCGATCACGCCGCAGACGCTGATCAACATCCGGCCGGTCGTCGCCTCCATCAAGGAGTTCTTCGGCACCAGCCAGCTGTCCCAGTTCATGGACCAGACGAACCCGATCTCCGGGCTCACCCACAAGCGCCGTCTCAACGCGCTCGGCCCGGGTGGTCTGAGCCGTGAGCGGGCGGGCTTCGAGGTCCGTGACGTGCACCCCTCGCACTACGGCCGCATGTGTCCGATCGAGACGCCGGAAGGACCGAACATCGGTCTGATCGGCTCGCTGGCCTCCTACGGGCGGGTCAACGCGTTCGGCTTCGTCGAGACGCCGTACCGCAAGGTGACCGAGGGTGTCGTCACCGACGAGGTGAACTACCTCACGGCCGACGAAGAGGACCGCTTCGTGATCGCCCAGGCGAACGCGCCCCTCACCGAGGAGATGCGCTTCGCCGAGGACCGGGTGCTGATCCGCCGCCGTGGCGGCGAGGTCGACCTGATCCCGGGCGACGACGTGGACTACATGGACGTCTCGCCGCGCCAGATGGTGTCGGTCGCGACCGCCATGATCCCCTTCCTGGAGCACGACGACGCCAACCGCGCGCTGATGGGCTCGAACATGATGCGGCAGGCCGTGCCGCTCATCAAGAGCGAGTCTCCGCTGGTCGGCACCGGTATGGAGTACCGCTGTGCGGTCGACGCCGGCGACGTGATCAAGGCCGAGAAGGACGGTGTCGTCCAGGAGGTCTCCGCCGACTACGTCACGGTGGCCAACGACGACGGCACGTACAACACCTACCGCGTCGCCAAGTTCACCCGCTCCAACCAGGGCACCTCCTTCAACCAGAAGGTGCTCGTGGACGAGGGCGCCCGCGTCGTCGAGGGTCAGGTGCTGGCCGACGGCCCGTCCACCGACGAAGGTGAGATGGCGCTCGGCAAGAACCTGCTCGTGGCGTTCATGCCGTGGGAGGGCTACAACTACGAGGACGCGATCATCCTCAGCCAGCGCCTGGTGCAGGACGACGTCCTCTCCTCGATCCACATCGAGGAGCACGAGGTCGACGCCCGCGACACCAAGCTCGGCCCGGAGGAGATCACCCGGGACATCCCGAACGTCTCCGAAGAGGTCCTCGCCGACCTGGACGAGCGCGGCATCATCCGTATCGGCGCCGAGGTCGAGGCGGGCGACATCCTCGTCGGCAAGGTCACCCCGAAGGGTGAGACCGAGCTGACCCCCGAGGAGCGGCTGCTGCGCGCGATCTTCGGTGAGAAGGCGCGCGAGGTCCGGGACACCTCGCTGAAGGTGCCGCACGGCGAGACCGGCAAGGTCATCGGCGTCCGCGTCTTCGACCGCGAGGAGGGCGACGAGCTTCCCCCGGGCGTCAACCAGCTCGTGCGGGTCTACGTCGCGCAGAAGCGCAAGATCACCGACGGTGACAAGCTCGCTGGCCGGCACGGCAACAAGGGCGTCATCTCCAAGATCCTGCCGGTCGAGGACATGCCGTTCATGGAGGACGGCACCCCGGTCGACGTCATCCTCAACCCGCTGGGTGTCCCGTCCCGGATGAACCCGGGCCAGGTCCTGGAGGTCCACCTCGGCTGGCTGGCCTCCCAGGGCTGGAAGGTCGAGGGCTCCGAGGAGTGGATGGAGCGTCTGGCCGAGATCGGCGCGGACGAGGTCGCCCCCGGGACCAACGTCGCCACGCCCGTCTTCGACGGTGCCCGTGAGGACGAGATCTCCGGACTCTTCGAGTCCACGGTCCCGAACCGCGACGGCGAGCGGATGGTGCAGCCCTCCGGGAAGGCCCACCTGTTCGACGGCCGCTCCGGGGAGCCGTTCCCGGCTCCGATCTCCGTCGGCTACATGTACATCCTCAAGCTTCACCACCTGGTCGACGACAAGCTGCACGCGCGCTCGACCGGTCCGTACTCCATGATCACCCAGCAGCCGCTGGGTGGTAAGGCCCAGTTCGGCGGGCAGCGCTTCGGCGAGATGGAGGTGTGGGCGCTGGAGGCGTACGGCGCCGCTTACGCCCTCCAGGAGCTGCTCACCATCAAGTCCGACGACGTCACCGGCCGCGTGAAGGTCTACGAGGCCATCGTCAAGGGCGAGAACATCCCCGAGCCCGGCATCCCCGAGTCCTTCAAGGTGCTCATCAAGGAGATGCAGTCGCTCTGCCTCAATGTCGAGGTGCTGTCCTCGGACGGCATGTCGATCGAGATGCGTGACACCGACGAGGACGTCTTCCGCGCGGCGGAGGAGCTCGGCATCGACCTGTCCCGGCGCGAGCCGAGCAGCGTCGAAGAGGTCTGA
- the rplJ gene encoding 50S ribosomal protein L10 produces the protein MARDQVAPDKIDAVGEITDKFRNSSAAVVTAYTGLSVAQLKQLRRSLGENAQYRVVKNTLTKIAANEAGINELDEFLTGSSAVAFVTGDPVEAAKGLRDFAKDNPALVIKGGIVDGALYGADDLKKLADLESREVLLSKLAGGMKASMAKAAATFQAPLTKFVRTADALRSKVEEQGGADTPAPAEAESE, from the coding sequence ATGGCAAGGGATCAGGTCGCGCCCGACAAGATCGACGCCGTTGGTGAGATTACGGACAAGTTCCGTAACTCCAGCGCCGCTGTGGTCACCGCGTACACCGGGCTGTCCGTGGCCCAGCTCAAGCAGCTGCGCCGCTCGCTCGGTGAGAACGCTCAGTACCGTGTGGTGAAGAACACGCTGACCAAGATTGCGGCCAACGAGGCCGGGATCAACGAGCTGGACGAGTTCCTCACGGGCTCTTCGGCTGTCGCCTTCGTGACCGGTGACCCGGTCGAGGCGGCGAAGGGTCTTCGTGACTTCGCCAAGGACAACCCCGCCCTCGTGATCAAGGGCGGCATCGTCGACGGCGCGCTGTACGGCGCCGACGACCTGAAGAAGCTCGCGGACCTCGAGTCCCGCGAGGTGCTGCTCTCCAAGCTGGCCGGTGGCATGAAGGCGTCCATGGCCAAGGCCGCGGCGACCTTCCAGGCCCCGCTCACGAAGTTCGTCCGCACCGCGGACGCGCTTCGCAGCAAGGTCGAAGAGCAGGGCGGTGCCGACACTCCGGCTCCCGCCGAGGCCGAGTCCGAGTAA
- the rplA gene encoding 50S ribosomal protein L1 produces MKRSKTLREADAKIDKTRQYAPLEAVRLAKETATKKFDATVEVALRLGVDPRKADQMVRGTVNLPHGTGKTARVLVFATGDRAAAAEAAGADIVGSDELIEEVAGGRLDFDAVVATPDLMGKVGRLGRVLGPRGLMPNPKTGTVTPDVTKAVTDIKGGKIEFRVDKHANLHFIIGKASFDETQLVENYGAALEEINRLKPAAAKGRYVKKATFTTTMGPGIPVDGNRTRNLLTEEDPAAV; encoded by the coding sequence GTGAAGCGCAGCAAGACTCTCCGCGAAGCGGACGCGAAGATCGACAAGACGCGTCAGTACGCGCCCCTGGAGGCCGTCCGCCTCGCCAAGGAGACCGCCACGAAGAAGTTCGACGCGACCGTCGAGGTCGCCCTGCGCCTGGGTGTCGACCCGCGCAAGGCCGACCAGATGGTCCGCGGCACCGTCAACCTCCCGCACGGCACCGGTAAGACCGCCCGGGTCCTGGTCTTCGCGACCGGCGACCGTGCTGCGGCAGCGGAGGCCGCTGGCGCCGACATCGTCGGCTCCGACGAACTGATCGAGGAGGTCGCCGGCGGCCGTCTCGACTTCGACGCCGTCGTCGCGACCCCGGACCTCATGGGCAAGGTCGGCCGTCTCGGCCGCGTGCTCGGTCCGCGTGGTCTGATGCCGAACCCGAAGACCGGCACCGTCACCCCGGATGTCACCAAGGCCGTCACGGACATCAAGGGCGGCAAGATCGAGTTCCGCGTCGACAAGCACGCCAACCTGCACTTCATCATCGGCAAGGCGTCCTTCGACGAGACGCAGCTCGTCGAGAACTACGGCGCGGCCCTTGAGGAGATCAACAGGCTGAAGCCCGCGGCGGCGAAGGGCCGGTACGTCAAGAAGGCCACCTTCACCACCACCATGGGCCCGGGCATCCCGGTCGACGGCAACCGCACCCGCAACCTCCTCACCGAGGAGGACCCGGCGGCGGTCTGA